A window of Rhododendron vialii isolate Sample 1 chromosome 11a, ASM3025357v1 genomic DNA:
ggtttcttttttgggtaattgTTATGATGCTTGAATTGGGAACCCAGCtattttttcgtggttgtaactTATGGTTTCATTTAGGTTGTTATTAACTTATTATGCTGCTTGAATAATGTTGGAAGTGAAATTGAGAAACCATTGCCGAACAAAGATTTCATACCCTTTTTGTTTTAGGCAATAGTGGAAATTACTTTTGTCAGTTTGTGCCACAGCTTCACAAAAGCTTCTCACCAAAAAGGGCTTCTCctgttatatattagaatagataatTATCCTGCTTGAATAATGTAGGAAGTAAAGTCAAGGAACGTCTCTTTTATCAAAACTGGAACTTAGTGGTTGTATACTTGTTTGTATTTAGGTTTTCATCATGCTGCTTGAGTAACTTGTGAAGTGAAATTGAAAACCAGCTCTTTTGTTCTCCATTGGAACTTGATGGTTGCATGTAGGTCGTAATTGTGCTGCTTGAATATTGGAGGAATTGGAATTCGGAAATGAGTTTTTTTCTTACTTGGAACTTAAATGGTTGCATTTAGGTGTTTATGCTTGCTCGAAAATAACTTAGGAAGTCAAAATGAGAATAGGTTTGTTTTTCTAAATTGGACCTTGTTACTGGTTGCATATAGGTTGGAACAAGAGTCCGGTTTCTTCTTCAATATGAAATACTTTGAGGATCAAGTCCAAGCAGGTGAATGGGATGAAGTGGAACGCTATTTATGCGGCTTCACAAAGGTTGAGGATAACCGGTACTCAATGAAGATTTTCTTCGAAATACGGAAACAAAAGTACTTGGAAGCTCTTGATCGGTGAGTTTTAGGCTGTTATTGTGGCATCACTTTGAAGCAGTCCGAGGTGCTTAATAGATTTGATCCTTTTCTTCAATGCCCTATTTTGCAGACAGGATCGCGCAAAAGCTGTTGAGACTCTGGTGAAAGATCTCAAGGTGTTTGCGTCTTTCAATGAAGAATTGTTTAAGGAGATCACCCAACTACTTACTCTTGACAATTTTAGGTACTTTTATCTTCACATTTGCGGATAATACCAGTTTCATCTTGTTATATAGTAACACCTTTTCCTACGTTTTCTATTGTGCTATTAGGCAGAATGAGCAGCTTTCTAAATACGGGGACACAAAGTCGGCACGAAATATTATGCTCATTGAATTAAAGAAGCTTATAGAGGCAAATCCATTATTTCGTGACAAACTTACATTTCCAGCCTTCAAGGCTTCAAGATTGCGGACATTGATTAATCAGAGGTTATTCTCTACTAATTTactgctgcttttttttttcctctaatACATGTTGCTTTCCTCCAAActtggtttttgtgtttttgttgtctTCGTTGTGATTAGTCTTGACATCTTGGGGATAATTTTCTAGATTGTAGTTGCACTTGCTAAATAGTTAATGTGCCTTTCCATACTCTATTAcgttttttttagtttttcttattCTTGAATTTTCAGTCTCAACTGGCAGCATCAACTGTGCAAGAACCCCCGCCCAAACCCTGACATCAAAACACTTTTTACTGATCACACTTGTGCAACTAGTAACGGAAATGCCCGAGCTCCTCCACCCACTAATAGCCCTCTCGTCGGACCTGTTCCTATGGCTGGGGCTTTTCCTCCTATTGGAGCCCATAATGTAAGTATTACAGGATTTGTTAACTGCGTGGGACACTTTTTTCCCCCTCAAATTTTACTTGTCTGCTgatcaaaaattttttttttttacttgtctCACTATTTTTTATGTGCAGCCATTTCAGCCCGTAGTTTCTCCATCTGCTAGTGCTATAGCAGGATGGATGTCAAATGCTAACCTTTCCATGCCTCACGCTGCCGTTGCAGGCGGTCCCCCCGGTCTTGTGCAGCCTCCAGGTGCAGGTTAGTTCTTGATATTAACTGAAGGGTTGTTCGCATTTGTAATCCATTTTGAGTCACTTATTGTGCCTGTTTTGCTGAATATTTCTTGCTCTGTTATTCGCAGCCGCATTCCTCAAACACCCAAGGACTCCTCCAGGTGCTCTTGGGATGGATTATCAAATGGCAGATTCAGAACATCTGATGAAACGCATTAGACCTGGCCAACCTGATGAGGTGCAAAAGTTGGGAAAACCATCTCTGCTTCCGTTGGGTTTTTTTATCTTTGGATTCATACTGACATGCAAAAATATTTTGCTTAGGTGTCCTTTCTTGGTTCAACTCCTCCCAACAATTATTTGCCAGACGATCTTCCAAAAAATGTTTTAAGGAACCTTACTCAAGGATCTAATGTGATGAGCATGGACTTTCATCCACAACAGCAGACCGTTCTTCTAGGTTGACGCTTTAGTGATAAGTTTTTACTCTGCTTTAATGTTTGTATCTTTTTCTAGATTCTTTCCTGTTCAAATTATGAAAAAGAATTTACTATAACAAACTTTAGGCTGTGGTTCTGAATCTGTTGCTGATTGTACTATCACCATGTAGTTGGCACAAATGTTGGTGATATTAGCATTTGGGAAGTTGGATCTCGAGAAAGGTTAGCTCACAAACCCTTCAAGGTTTGGGATATATCAGCTTGTTCAATGCCATTGCAGGTAAGAATATCATTGGCATTAGCTACCTTTGTCATGGTGCTTATACAAGTTTGTGGATAACATGCCATTTGCCTGAAAAAACCTTCATGATGTCCAGACAATTTTGGCGAAAGATGCCACGATATCTGTAAATCGATGCATTTGGGGCCCAGATGGATCTATACTCGGTAATTTTGAACTCACCTTTTCTGGGctatatttctttttcttattaattGTCTTCTTTTGGGaattatgttttgttttgttacttATCTTACTTTTTCTCATATATAGGTGTTGCTTTTTCGAAACACATTGTCCAGACATATACATACAATTCAGGGGGAGAATTAAGACAGCATTTAGAAGTAACTTTTGTCATGTAATCATTatctttttttgctaatttgaCCCAGCTTCAATTACCTAATAACTCTTCCCATGTTCCAGATTGATGCTCATAGTGGTGGTGTTAATGATATTGCATTTGCTCATCCTAATAAGCAACTATGTATTGTCACGTGTGGTGATGACAAGACAATCAAGGTATCAACCTGATTCTAACTAGATTTTGGGCGTTTTAGATTGAGTTTTCTCATCAATCTCTTTGTGTACTAGGTGTGGGATGCTGTAGCTGGACGCAGGCAGCATACATTTGAAGGCCATGAAGCTCCTGTATATTCTGTCTGCCCCCACTATAAAGAGAATATTCAGGTGAATAAATTTTGCTTCTTGGGAGTTGTCTGGTTTctgtattttttattatgtaCAATTCAAAGAAACCTATGTTACTCTAACCTTGGGGAGTGGGGATGGGGGGTGTGGGGTTTGAAACCACAACCTAATGCATGGGAGTACACATTACCTACCATTGGGCTACCACTACACTTGTAGTCATTTTGGTTCGCAAGAATGGTTTTGTGGGCAAATCTAAGTAGATCCAGTGGCAGAAGTTTCAATGAAGATTTTCCCCCACATAATTTGACTTGTAATTTATTTTATCCTTGTCTGCAGTTCATTTTCTCTACTGCCATTGATGGGAAAATTAAAGCATGGCTCTATGATTGCTTGGGATCGAGGGTGGATTATGATGCCCCCGGACATTGGTGCACCACAATGGCATATAGTGCAGATGGAAACAggtctttttttattattaaagcCCGGTGCTGGCAGTACCTTGTTGTTCAATGCCAGTTTTGTTATTTGATTGAAATAGTGATGGTTGATTAATCCTGTTCTAGTGCAACATCACATCACTATTCACTTTGGTAGGTGGTGGCTTTGTCCTTGTTTTATGGATAATGACAAGTTGATAGAGGTTTATTATAGCTGTCACTTTTCTTGTCACCATACCAAAGTACTGTTCTCCTTTTTTCCCTGCAAGTGAACTACTACTCTACTAGTAACGCTGGCTGCTGGCATTCGAGGCATATGGATAAATTTCCAGCTGTGACCTCCATTTAGAGTTTGGGGCACATGCTTTCATCTTTTGTTTGATAAGATTGTCCTTAGAAAAATTGATTGTTATTAGAGGCAGAACACAAAAGCTGGCATCAGTGCTACCAGCAGGATTTTGACCCCacatttattttgttaaatttgatgaGTAAACCTGAGGATTATATTCTCTCATTATTTTGCTTTCACTTTACCATCACTACTTTGGTGAAATGCTAATAGTAAAAGAAAAGTTGAACTTTGACACCTGGAAACCTAGACAAATACATGCAAAAATAAAGTCAAGAAACTTGAATACAAGGTGAAGTAGCATGAAAAGTGTGATGTATAAATttgaaatagaataataataaaatgtATGAAATGGGAGAGTTGGGggagtcaaaaaaaattgtgttttggCCATAATGGCCTAAGTCCACCAAAGAAAGTCGATAATTCTATTTACACTAACTCGAATTAGTACCCTAAACAATTACTCCCTCCTTCCCAAAATAAATGTCTGGtctgcaaaacgagaacttaaacATAATACaaattttccaagaaaaatccaaacttttttcaacaatttacttgATAGccatgagtttttttaatttatgggaaaaattggaattttttcttgtagaaaacgtattatttttaagtccttcctcgttttgcggaccggacatttattttgggacaaaGGTAGTATTTTTCAATACTGATTGAGATTTGGTCATTTGAATATCTATTGTCGCTCAACTGCATCCTAATCTTCTTGTCCTAAGAGATAAATTGTCACTTTGAATGATTATCTCTTACACTTCCCATAAAAACATGCAAGGATCATAGAGAGATGTtcttttgaaactattttttagtttaccttctctttattcttttctttcttcaatttgTGTGCGACATGTAATACTTTAGTTTCTTTTATAAACTTCAAGAACGTAGAAGAAATGCTAAACCAAGAGATCAATCTTGTTTTCGATCCAAATCATGCACTTTCCATGCAATGGAAAAGACATTCCATTGTTAGAGAATACAAAAGTTACCAACTGCATTTTGCTCTCTGGGCGTGCCATGAGGGCTGCATAGTTGAAAATGAGATCCAATACTTGTGGTCACAAGTTCTGCATTAAAGCCATGATGTGCTTGATAGTACGAACAAATAACTCTGTTTCAAAAAGGAAGACGATTAAGCGttgaagaagaacaaaaatGTTTCTTTCTTGGTTTTAAGAAAATAATGGTTGGCATGACTATACAAGTTCCGATCTACCTACGCTGGTGCAACTTTAAATTAAAAGTAGTAGAGAGAGATACCCAATGAATAAGAGAGAGGAGACACCAAGTTTACATGGTTCGGCCACAATGGCCTTTTTCCCCTCAACAAAGAATAACACTCTTTTCAGTAATCTGATGAATACATTATGCAATCGCCTTGTGGTACAATAAAGATGAAGCTACGGATAAGATCATAaaaattcctttctttcttaAGTTATGGTGGTCATTCTATTAACAAGAGTAGGCGTGAGATTTATTTAAATGGCAGCAATTGTCTCGTGGTTCCCAGGGTAACTGTCGGTCTCCATGGAAATCTAATTCTccaatttttcctctttttcaattttctcaccATGTTACATAGGGTAATCAAGAATTTGTACGGTTGTGGGATGATGCTTCTGTGGTTATTTCTGATTCTTTGTACCGACATAGTATAGGATAGTTCACATTCCTAAtgttcttgtttcttttatGGCATGCATCACAAAAGACAGGATTATTTATGAATGAAAGTACGCATTCATTCCTTTTGGCGAATGTTCCTTTTATTAGAAAAGAAGGATATTTTGTTTCTATAAGTGTTAGGTACTATTGTTGGTATTAGTAGTTAGGGTGTGATGCTGACGACAACTATGACAACTAGAAGATCTTTACACACAATGTTGTCATGGTCCTTGTGATCTTTATCTTTCCTTCGCTATTTTCAGACTTTTCTCTTGTGGAACAAGCAAAGAGGGTGAATCTCACCTGGTTGAGTGGAACGAGAGTGAAGGAGCTATTAAGAGGACATATTCCGGTTTTAGAAAGCGTTCTTTAGGTGTTGTGCAGTTTGACACGACAAAGAACCGTTTCTTAGCTGCTGGTGATGATTTCCAGATAAAGTTTTGGGATATGGATAATACCAACATACTAACAATTACTGATGGGGATGGTGGATTGCCTGTAAGTGTTTTTACACTTTATTGACCATTATAACATCACATTAATACTACAAACTTGAGTTGCTACTAAGTACCGTGGCTTCTTCACAGGCAAGTCCTCGACTAAGGTTTAACAAGGAAGGCTCATTGCTGGCTGTTACAACAAACGATAACGGTATCAAGATTTTAGCGAATACTGATGGGCACCGGATGCTGCGAATGCTAGAGAGTAGGGCATTTGAGGGGTCACGAGGTTTTTCCGAAGCCATCAACATTAAAGTAATTTTACTTGTTTGTTTTAATCTTTTCTGATTTTTATTACCTCGTGGATAGAACGTTAGTTTTGATAGTATTCTTTGCAATTTTCTTGCAGCCTCCAATAGCCGGTGCATCGGGCCCCACTACCAA
This region includes:
- the LOC131308617 gene encoding protein TOPLESS-RELATED PROTEIN 2-like isoform X1 gives rise to the protein MSSLSRELVFLILQFLDEEKFKETVHKLEQESGFFFNMKYFEDQVQAGEWDEVERYLCGFTKVEDNRYSMKIFFEIRKQKYLEALDRQDRAKAVETLVKDLKVFASFNEELFKEITQLLTLDNFRQNEQLSKYGDTKSARNIMLIELKKLIEANPLFRDKLTFPAFKASRLRTLINQSLNWQHQLCKNPRPNPDIKTLFTDHTCATSNGNARAPPPTNSPLVGPVPMAGAFPPIGAHNPFQPVVSPSASAIAGWMSNANLSMPHAAVAGGPPGLVQPPGAAAFLKHPRTPPGALGMDYQMADSEHLMKRIRPGQPDEVSFLGSTPPNNYLPDDLPKNVLRNLTQGSNVMSMDFHPQQQTVLLVGTNVGDISIWEVGSRERLAHKPFKVWDISACSMPLQTILAKDATISVNRCIWGPDGSILGVAFSKHIVQTYTYNSGGELRQHLEIDAHSGGVNDIAFAHPNKQLCIVTCGDDKTIKVWDAVAGRRQHTFEGHEAPVYSVCPHYKENIQFIFSTAIDGKIKAWLYDCLGSRVDYDAPGHWCTTMAYSADGNRLFSCGTSKEGESHLVEWNESEGAIKRTYSGFRKRSLGVVQFDTTKNRFLAAGDDFQIKFWDMDNTNILTITDGDGGLPASPRLRFNKEGSLLAVTTNDNGIKILANTDGHRMLRMLESRAFEGSRGFSEAINIKPPIAGASGPTTNVSGPIVPTQERSDRIQPPISIGTLANVESSRAADVKPRTSDSVDNTKSWKFPDIVDPAQLKALRLPDPLTASKVVRLLYTNSGVALLALASNAVHKLWKWQRGERNPSGKSTASIVPMLWQPSTGALLTNNLIGAKLGEESAACIALSKNDSYVMSASGGKVSLFNMMTFKVMTTFMAPPPAATYLAFHPQDNNIIAIGTDDSTIQIYNVRVDEVKTKLKGHQKEITGLAFSRTLNVLVSSGADAQLCVWNIDGWEKRKARPIQAPPGHPSPLVGETKVQFNNDQTHILVVHESQIAIYDIQLECSRSWYPRESLSAAITSAIYSCDGLLVFTGFSDGAIGVFDADSFRLRCRIAPSAYISSSIASGSSTFPVVIAAHPSEPNQMALGMSDGAVHVIEPSDAEPKWGGTVPQENGALPSVPSNSALNSQASETPSR
- the LOC131308617 gene encoding protein TOPLESS-RELATED PROTEIN 2-like isoform X2, translated to MSSLSRELVFLILQFLDEEKFKETVHKLEQESGFFFNMKYFEDQVQAGEWDEVERYLCGFTKVEDNRYSMKIFFEIRKQKYLEALDRQDRAKAVETLVKDLKVFASFNEELFKEITQLLTLDNFRQNEQLSKYGDTKSARNIMLIELKKLIEANPLFRDKLTFPAFKASRLRTLINQSLNWQHQLCKNPRPNPDIKTLFTDHTCATSNGNARAPPPTNSPLVGPVPMAGAFPPIGAHNPFQPVVSPSASAIAGWMSNANLSMPHAAVAGGPPGLVQPPGAAAFLKHPRTPPGALGMDYQMADSEHLMKRIRPGQPDEVSFLGSTPPNNYLPDDLPKNVLRNLTQGSNVMSMDFHPQQQTVLLVGTNVGDISIWEVGSRERLAHKPFKVWDISACSMPLQTILAKDATISVNRCIWGPDGSILGVAFSKHIVQTYTYNSGGELRQHLEIDAHSGGVNDIAFAHPNKQLCIVTCGDDKTIKVWDAVAGRRQHTFEGHEAPVYSVCPHYKENIQFIFSTAIDGKIKAWLYDCLGSRVDYDAPGHWCTTMAYSADGNRLFSCGTSKEGESHLVEWNESEGAIKRTYSGFRKRSLGVVQFDTTKNRFLAAGDDFQIKFWDMDNTNILTITDGDGGLPASPRLRFNKEGSLLAVTTNDNGIKILANTDGHRMLRMLESRAFEGSRGFSEAINIKPPIAGASGPTTNVSGPIVPTQERSDRIQPPISIGTLANVESSRAADVKPRTSDSVDNTKSWKFPDIVDPAQLKALRLPDPLTASKVVRLLYTNSGVALLALASNAVHKLWKWQRGERNPSGKSTASIVPMLWQPSTGALLTNNLIGAKLGEESAACIALSKNDSYVMSASGGKVSLFNMMTFKVMTTFMAPPPAATYLAFHPQDNNIIAIGTDDSTIQIYNVRVDEVKTKLKGHQKEITGLAFSRTLNVLVSSGADAQLCVWNIDGWEKRKARPIQAPPGHPSPLVGETKVQFNNDQTHILVVHESQIAIYDIQLECSRSWYPRESLSAAITSAIYSCDGLLVFTGFSDGAIGVFDADSFRLRCRIAPSAYISSSIASSTFPVVIAAHPSEPNQMALGMSDGAVHVIEPSDAEPKWGGTVPQENGALPSVPSNSALNSQASETPSR